Proteins encoded by one window of Chondromyces crocatus:
- a CDS encoding beta-ketoacyl-ACP synthase III, which produces MARQMSIPRTRIVGTGHYLPATIVDNDALAKRLDTTDAWIQEHTGIQRRRVAAPGEVTSDMAAAASRAALEAAGLTPADLDMIIVATTSGDSPMPATAVHVQQKIGADMIPSFDIAASFAGFLYAMTVADQFISAGTFNTILVVGADMMTRLVNPEDRTTVPLFGDGAGAVVLGPATGDNRGILSTRIHADGGLTGLMSVPAGGSAEPVTADALAGQRHRLQIKGRELFQISVKHLTSYSMQALKAAGLTSAELDWVIPHQANRNIVDLISARLGYPRHKFIEDLAETGNTGAASIPIALDGAVRDGRVQPGHAVLLCALGAGITWGAAMVRM; this is translated from the coding sequence ATGGCACGACAGATGAGCATCCCGCGGACCCGCATCGTGGGTACCGGGCATTACCTGCCCGCGACCATCGTGGACAACGACGCGCTGGCGAAGCGCCTCGACACGACGGACGCCTGGATCCAGGAGCACACCGGGATCCAGCGGCGGCGCGTCGCGGCTCCGGGCGAGGTCACCAGCGACATGGCCGCAGCCGCCAGCCGCGCGGCCCTGGAGGCGGCCGGGCTCACGCCGGCGGATCTCGACATGATCATCGTGGCGACCACCAGCGGGGACTCGCCCATGCCGGCCACCGCCGTGCACGTGCAGCAGAAGATCGGCGCCGACATGATCCCCTCCTTCGACATCGCGGCGTCGTTCGCGGGCTTCCTCTACGCGATGACCGTCGCGGACCAGTTCATCTCCGCCGGCACGTTCAACACCATCCTGGTGGTGGGCGCGGACATGATGACGCGGCTCGTGAACCCGGAGGACCGGACCACGGTGCCCCTCTTCGGTGACGGTGCGGGCGCGGTGGTCCTCGGGCCGGCCACCGGCGACAACCGGGGCATCCTCTCCACCCGCATCCACGCGGACGGTGGCCTGACCGGCCTGATGTCGGTCCCCGCGGGCGGCTCGGCCGAGCCCGTGACGGCAGACGCGCTCGCAGGACAGCGGCACCGGCTACAGATCAAGGGCCGAGAGCTGTTCCAGATCAGCGTGAAGCACCTGACCTCGTACTCCATGCAGGCGCTCAAGGCGGCGGGGTTGACGAGCGCGGAGCTCGACTGGGTGATTCCGCACCAGGCCAACCGCAACATCGTCGATCTGATCTCGGCGCGGCTCGGCTACCCACGCCACAAGTTCATCGAGGACCTCGCCGAGACGGGCAACACGGGCGCGGCGTCGATCCCGATCGCGCTGGATGGTGCGGTGCGTGACGGGCGTGTGCAGCCGGGCCACGCGGTGCTTCTCTGCGCGCTCGGTGCCGGGATCACCTGGGGCGCTGCGATGGTGCGGATGTGA